The Nakamurella antarctica genomic interval GCCGACCTCCTGGCCGCCGTCCTCGCCTAACCGATGCGCGTTCCAGCCACTTCGGACACATGCAAGGACGCGGATCTTGACCCGAATAAACGCGCTTGACACATAACTTGACACATGGAAACGACGAAAGCCCCCGATCTGCGACGTAACCGCAGGTCAGGGGCTTTCTTGCACTGTGCGCGAGGGGGGAGTTGAACCCCCACGTCCTTTCGAACACACGGACCTGAACCGTGCGCGTCTGCCATTTCGCCACTCGCGCGAGTAACTCGCCTGAGATTATCACGCATCGATGGGCGCTCGACACACACTGCGATCGGAGGGTGGTGTGCCGGGGACCGTCAGCCCCGACCGGCCCAGCTGACAATGCCAGCTGTGTGATCAGGCCCGAGATCTGCACTCCCCTGCGCCCCGACATCAAGTGCGTGCTCGATGGTCTCGGCGTCGATGGCATGCGAAAACAGGTACCCCTGCGCGTACGGACAGCCCAGGGACTCGAGGATCTTTGCTTGCTCCTCGCGTTCCACGCCTTCGGCAATGACGTCCACCCCAAGGCTTTGACCAAGCTTGATGAGGGCCTGCAGAAACCTGACCGCCGCCGGATCCTTGTCGAGTCTTGTCACAAAACAGATGTCGATCTTGAGCACTTGTACCGGTATTTGTTGTAGGTGGAATAGCGACGAAGCGCCGGTACCGAAATCGTCCAACGCCAACAGGACGCCGAGTGTGCACAGTCGACCCGTGACGTTTGCTGCGACGTCGAGGTCCGTCAAAAGCGCGTCCTCGGTAATTTCAAGCATCAATTGTTGGGGCAGGAGCCCGTGGAGTTCGAGGACTGCGGCGACCCGATCGGGAAACTCGCTGTCGGTAATCAAGCTGGGCGGGATGTTGACCGCAACACGCAGGTTTCGGTGACCCACTAGCTCAGACCAGCGGGCAACGTCGGCGCACGCCCGCCCGAGGATGTGGTCGGTAAGTGCGGGCATCAGGTGGGAGCGCGCCGCCAACGGAATGAATTCTGCTGGGGGGATTTCTGCCCCCGCGTGCTCCCAGCGGGCCAAGGCTTCGAAGACGACGGTTCGTCGAGAGCTCAATTCGACAATGGGTTGGTATAGCACTGTGATGGTGCCCTCGTGGACAGCCCTCGACAACGGGCCACGCAGTCGGAGGTCGGAGCTCGTGGCCAGCGCCATCGACGGGTGGTACATCGCCATTTGGCCTTTGCCAGCGCGTTTCGCCGAATACATGGCGACATCCACCCGGCTCATCAGCGACTCAACTGTGGGAGCTTCGTCTTCGGCAGGCACCTCGATCACGCCGACGCTCGCCCCAATCAGAACCGATGTGCCAGCCAGTTGGAAGGGTTCTTGGAACGCATCCATCACGCGGGTGGCAACAAGCGTGGCTTCTCCGCCATCCTCGATCAGGATGGCGAATTCGTCGCCGCCCAACCTGGCAAGGGTGTCGCCGGTGCGCAGAGCTCCGCGAAGCCTTTCGGCAATCCGGATCAAGAGCTCGTCACCCGCCGCGTGCCCCAGCGAGTCATTCACGCCTTTGAAGTCATCGAGATCGCAATACAACAGTGCCAGCGGACGCATATCGCGCCGATGCAGGTCCAGTGCGTGGGCGAGGCGGTTGGAGAAGAGTGCGCGGTTAGCCACACCGGTGAGCTGGTCGGAGAATGCTTGCTGCTGCAGTTTGTGTCCCCGGGCAGCTACTTCGGCCAGCAGTCTGTGGTTTTCCCGCATTGTCAGGTACTGGCGGGCCAGAACTGCGAGCGCGACGCTAGCCAGAGCGAACCTCTCGACACTGCCGAGAGGGTGTCCGTAGAGGTACCGAACAAACAGCACTACCGCAGCGATGAACAGTGGGGTGTACGGAAGCATGGTCGCCCCCGCCGGGACGTCGGTGTGCGCTTCACCCCCGATTTCGGTGCTCGGTTTGCTGGAAACGGCGGCTCCAGCGAGCAGGATGAACGCCGCAAGCCAGCCAAGGTCGACGTACGTTCCAGTGATGTAGGAGTCAGTGGCGGTTTGGTAGGCGAAGGCGCTATCCGACAACGACATGGCGGTCATCGCCAGGGTGATGAGCACCAAGCTTGGGCGTTGCACTGTGGGTCGGGCGAGAACTGAAAGTGCTAGTGCCACTAGAAGAATGTCACTGAGCGGGTAGGCGAAGGAGACGATGAGTTCCCATTCGCCGGGATGCCCGGCCTGCGCCATCGCGTTCAAAACAACTGATCCAGAAATTGCCAGCAACGCGCCCGCTGCGACGCAGCCGTCGAGAAAGCTGCGGGAGCGAGCCTCGGAACTGCTAGGCCCGGGGAACAGGAAGAGGGCAGCGCAGGCTGCCACCGGGAACAGGAGGTATCCGGCATCGGCTACTGAGGGAAACGGGGATTCGACGTGGGCAATCAGCTCATACCAACACCACACTGCTTGCCCGAGCATCCAACTTCCGAGACCAACGGCGAAGGCGATCCACGCGAGGCGCAATCGGCCGATGCTGCGTCGCGCGGCGAACGCAGCGCAGGTCGCTCCAATCCCCGACGCTATTAACTGGCTCAGGTTGCCGACCACGCCCATGACGTTGTCCCCGCCGGGTCTTACGACAAAGGTGACCACCAGTAGTACGCACGAGAGTGCCGCTAGCCCCCGCCAGAACGGCAGCGCGCTGACGCGAAGCGTGCGCAAGTCGACTGGCATAGCTGTGGGTAACCTTTCTGTGGCACCGCCCATTGTCGCCTGTTCAGCGGCCGAATGGCGGGAATATTCGCTGCTCATCTTTCTCTCACCCAGCTGCGCAGCCGATGGCGGGCACAGCTGCCGAGATCTTGACCTTCGGTGACGGGGTTGTGCCGGGGATTAGCTCCGAGGGGGAAGCGGCCGCTGAAGAGCAGCGAAAAAAAGTCGTCGTGCGGACGCCGGTGCGCCCCCCATTCACCCGAGGTATCTGATTCGATGGTGTTCATCATTCCCCGGCGGCTCCATGGCCAGTGGTCGCCCGTCACTGTCAGGTCAGGAGTTTCCCGCCGTGCCAAGACAGGCCGAATATCCCCACGCCAAGCACTTTGTTCTACATCTGAGCGACACACACCTGCTCCCGGGCGGCGCCCCGTTATACGGGCATATCAATAATGCCGGCTACCTGCGCCAGTTGCTGGCGTCGTTAGAAGCGGCGGGGACCAAACCGGAGGCCATCATTGTCACCGGCGACCTCACGGATAAGGGTGAGCCGCAGGCGTACGCGGCGCTGCGGGAGATCGTCGACCCGGTGGCGGAACGTCTAGGGACCCGGGTTATTTGGGTGATGGGTAACCATGACGATCGCGCTAATTTCCGCACTGAGCTGCTGGCAGACGGCCCCAGTGTCCAGCCTATTGACCAGGTTTTCGACGTCAACGGACTCCGGGTCATCACACTCGATTCCACCGTTCCGGGTTTCCACTACGGGGAGGTCAGCGACCAGCAATTGGAGTGGCTGGCGGCCGAACTCGGCACGCCAGCGCCGCACGGCACGATCCTGGCAATGCACCACGCTCCGCTGCCGTGCATCCTGGATCTAGCGGTTCTGGTCGAACTGCGAGACCAGGAAAAGTTGAAGCGGGTTATCACCGGCAGCGACGTTCGGACGATCCTCGCGGGTCATCTGCACTTTTCGACGCATGGAACATTCGCGGGGATCCCGGTCTCGGTCGCCGCCGCCACGTGTTACACGCAAGACTTGGTGGTTGCTGTCGGCGGTATGCGCAGGCAAGACGCCGCGCAGGCCTACAACCTGGTGCACGTGTACGGCGACACCGTGGTGCACTCCGTGGTTCCGATGGTGCAGCACCAGACCTTCGGCGCTGTCGACGCCGAGGAGGTGGGGGATCGGCTGCGCGAGGCCGATGTGGTGATCGCGCCACCCGGTTCGCCCACCACGTCGAACTTTGTCTTCTAGTGCCGTGCCGTGTGCGGCGACAGTCCTAGTTCCGAGGCAGCTTCGGGTACTTCCCAGGGTGCAGGGATCGGGAAGTAACGGTCCAGGAACAGCCGCACCGTCGCGGCCCGTTCCTCTTCGGGTACCTCGGGGAAGCTGCCGTCGTTCAGGCAGAAGAAGTCGAGTGAGCGGCTCTTGAGTAAGCCGGTGAGGGAGCGCAAACCCGAAGTAGACGTGGTGTCAACGTATTTCAGGCGCGCCCTGTCTTGGACCACTGCCCGCCCCGTCATCAGTGCGTAATAGTGGTAGAGCGAATTAGTTACTGAGATGTCGGTGGCGCTGCGGAATTTACTGGCCTGGGTGCGAGCGAAGTCTTCCGCGAATTCGGTTTCCATTTCGACCAACACGCTTTTTCGCAGAGGGGTCGCGGCGTGTTCCAAATGACGGGTCGTCACCTTGCCGAACCTGTGGAGAAGGAGGGCCCGGTTGACCCTGGCCGCGTTTTCGTAGCCGCTGCGTTGCGGGTCGGAATCGCCCACACCGATGCGCAGTGGAGCTTGCAGGAACTTCGTCAAACCGCCGGGGGAGAAGAACATCTCGGGGCGGACAGGCCGACCGAAGAACATATCGTCGTTGGAGTACAAGAAGTGCTCGCTGAGGCCCACGATGTGCTGCAGTTGGCTTTCCACCGCGTGCGAGTTGTGCGTGGGCAAGGCATTTTGGTTGGAGAAATGATCGCTGCCGCGAACAAGGGTGACCTTGGGGTGTTCGTCGAGCCACTGCGGCCGCGGCGAATCGGTGGCAATGAAGATGTGGCGGATCCACGGTGCGAACAAGTAGATAGACCGCAGCGCGTATTTCAACTCGTCCAGTTGGCGAAACCTGGAATCGGCGTCGTCGCCTTCGCCCACCACGTAACTGTCCATCCGGCGGGCGCGGGCTCGCTGAAACTCCGCTGACGAACCATCTACCCAGGAGAACACGATGTCGATATCGAAGGTGATGTCGGTCGCGAACTCGGCGAACATATTCTCGAGCGTCGGCCAGGTGGCGCCGTACTTCAGGACGGTGGTGTGCGGGGCTTCGTCCCGCATCACGCGCTTGCGCGTGAGCGAATTATCCACGGGCGCGATAATGGAGTTTTTGCGCATTGACCACATCTCGAGCTGAACCCCCGACGAGGCGCCGTATTTCAGGCCTCCGCGAAGTTCTACGCGCGGCCGGAACAACCGGAAGATGCGGCACCTCCCTCTTTCTGACGGCCATCCCGCCGACATCAGGAAGGGTTCCTTGTCCTTGCCATCTGCAGGCTTGGCGTAGAACGGTTCGTTTGCCAATGACGCGCTCAACGCCGTCATGATCGCGACGCGCTGGCGCCAGTTGACCGCGAGCACGGGGCGCTCATCGTTGCCGCGCACCAGCAGGTATTCGAATCCGCCCGCATCGAGAACATCTTTGATGGCTAACAGGTCGGCAATCATTGCCTGCTGGGGGGTCAGCTCGCTGTTGACGAGCGTCAAACGCCCTTGGTGCATGACAATATCGTCGCGTTGCAACAGCTTCGAGGGTTCTTCCGCGCCGGAGCGAGCCTCGGCGGCGACAGATTTCATAATGGACCCCCTCGATACAGCGGTTGCGCCTCGTTAGAGCTACTGCGAACACAGCAATTCGGTTGTCGAAAAGTATTCGCCCGAGGCGTGAATCCGCTGGCGGGTCTGGTGGACACCCGCTGCTGTCGATGACGGCGCGACACGCTGGGACGTCTCCATTCTAGCCCGCGCGGCGCGCCACGATATTTTTTGCGCCGCCAGCGGAAGAGTTCGCTCGGAGGTGGCACCGCGACGTCGAGAGCGCCGATGATGGAAGCTGCGCGGGCCGCACCCTCGCATGCCGTAGCACCGGGCACCGCTTCGGTGGTGGCCACACCCACGCAGTTGAGGAGCATTTCACAGTGCGAGATAGCGCGAGTTTCTCGATGATGCGCGCCGCTCGGCGCGAGCCAGGTATTGAACGCAAGCCGTTGGCCAAGGGCCTCGCGAGGCGGGTCCTCACGTTTGCCCGTCCGTTTCGCCGGTTGCTCGCAATGTTTACCGTTCTGGTCGTCTTCGCTGCGTTGATCAGCGTGGCCACCCCGTTACTGGCCGGCCGAGTTGTCAACGAGATCACCAGCAATGGGCGCGTGTCTGTTGTCGTGTGGACGGCGATCTTTATCGCGGGGCTGGCGGTCGTTGATGCCGTGCTCTCGTATGTGCAGCGCTGGTACTCGGCGCGTATCGGTGAGGGGCTGATTTTTAAGCTGCGCTCTGCGGTCTTCACGCACATTCAATCGATGCCGCTGGCATTTTTCACGCGCACCCAGACCGGCGCGTTGGTGAGCCGCCTCAACAACGACGTTCTGGGGGCGCAACAGGCATTCACGTCCACCCTGTCCGGGATCGTTAGCAACGCTGTCAGCCTCGTCATCACCGCCACCGTGATGTTTACGCTGTCGTGGCAAATCACCGCGCTGGCCCTGGTGTTGCTACCGGTATTCGTATTCCCCGCCAAGCGCGTCGGCCGCCAGCTACAAACGATCACCAGGGAGTCCTACAGCCTGAACGCGTCGATGAACACGACGATGACGGAGCGCTTCAACGTCTCGGGCGCGTTGCTGGTGAAGCTGTTCGGTCGTCCGCAGGTCGAGGCGCAGTCGTTTTCGGATAAAGCGCAGCGGGTCCGCGATATCGGCATCAGGTCGGCTATGTATGCACGGGCGTTATTCGTCGCGTTGAGTCTGGTGGCAGCGTTGGCGCAGGCGCTGGTCTACGGCCTCGGCGGGTACTACGCGCTGACCGGACAGCTCTCTGCGGGCACCGTGGTCACGCTGGCATTGTTGCTTTCTCGGCTGTACGGGCCGTTGATGGCGCTGTCGAATGTGCGTATAGATGTGATGAGCGCGCTCGTTAGTTTTGAGCGAGTGTTTGAGGTGTTGGATCTGCCGCCGATGGTTGCCGATGCACCCGGCGCCGTGGAGCTGGCGGATGCCACCGCCGCGGACGTCACGTTCACCGATGTTCGGTTCTCTTACCCGCGAGCAGCGGAGGTGTCCCTTGCGTCCCTAGAGGACGTCGCCGTTCTTGACCAGTCCTCTCCCGCAGAAGTGTTGAAGGGCCTCACTTTTACCGCACATGCCGGCCAGATGTTGGCGCTGGTTGGCCATTCCGGGGCGGGCAAGACCACTATCAGCCAGCTGATCCCGCGTATTTATGACGTCCGCGGCGGCGCCATTCGCATCGGGGAGCAAGACGTCCGCGGTGTGACCCAGCAATCCCTGCGCGATGCTATCGGCGTTGTGAGCCAGGACGCGCACCTGTTCCATGACACCATCGGCGCCAACCTGCGGTATGCAAAGCCGACCGCCACGGATGACGAAATCTGGGAAGCATTGCGGGCAGCCAACATCGCTGACAAGATCGCCGAGCTACCGGAACGACTCGACACGCTGGTCGGCGATCGCGGGTATCGACTTTCCGGTGGGGAGAAGCAACGTGTCGCAATCGCCAGGCTGCTCCTCAAGTCCCCGAGCATTGTGATCCTCGACGAGGCAACGGCGCACCTGGATAGCGAGAGTGAACACGCGGTTCAGGGCGCCTTGGCGGTGGCTCTGGCAGGCCGCACCAGTATCGTGATAGCGCACCGCCTCTCGACAATCCGTGCAGCACACCAGGTGTTGGTGATCGACGACGGACGAATTGTGGAATCCGGTACTCACTCAGACCTGTTGGAACTCGGGGGAGCGTACGCAGAGCTCTACCGAACTCAGTTTGCTGAGCCCGGATATCGAAACACCGGAGGCGAAGGTGGCTCGTGACACCACCGGTCGAAAGCTGATCGCCTCCAACAAGAAAGCTCGACACGACTACCTCGTTATCGACACTATCGAGGCGGGGATTGTGCTGACCGGTACCGAGGTGAAATCGCTTCGGGAGGGCCGCGCATCTCTCGTCGAGGGGTACGCCACCATCACCGACAACGAAGTGTGGCTTCGCAACGTCCACATTCTCGAATACCTTCAGGGAACATGGACCAATCACGCGGCGCGGCGGCCCCGCAAGCTCTTGCTGCACCGCCGGCAGATCGCCAAACTTGCCGCCGAGGTCCGCGACGGCGGACATGCATTGGTGCCCCTGAGTTTGTATTTCCTTGACGGCAAGGTAAAGCTCGAGCTGGCTTTGGCCAAGGGTAAGAAAACATACGACAAGCGTCACGCGTTGGCCGAACGCGACGCCAACCGCGAGATTCAACGCGAAGTGAGTCGGCGCTACAAGGGCCAAATCTGACCTCTAGCAATATATCTCACTGTAGTTCACTACTACAGACGGCGAGCCCGCCTTTACGCTTCGGCGGGAACTACCAGCACCCTCGGGCGGGACAATGTAGTTCGGGGTGCCCGAGGCCAAAAGATATATTAACGACAACAAAGATTGTCGTTGACAACGCAGGTTGTCGTGGTGCACACTTCCCACATGCCAATCAGCGAGCAGTTCCAAAACATCGCCTCAGCCCTCGCCAGGGTGATAGCTGGCAGCACCGGAAGGCCTCGCGGCCGGCTGATCATCAAGCGGCGCAGGCGCTCTGGGCGCTAAGCCAGCCGCATTTCCGCACCTCCCATCGCAGCAAACCACCCACACTCAAAGGAGCACCACCATGTCCACACCCAAGGTCGCAGCAAAAAACACTTCAGCATTCTTCGGCGCTTCCATCGCCTTTCTCGGACTGACCGGCATCTGGAACATCGGGAACCTCTGGATGCTCAACATCACCGTGCAAGACCGGTACACGATCGGCATGGGCATCATCGCCTCGATGTTTGCTGTGGTGGTGGTGTCCAAGGTGGTCCGCGACAAGGAAGATGCCAACGACTTCGTGAACGGCATTCGCCAGGCCCGTTACGAAGAGGTGCTGGCCAATGCCC includes:
- a CDS encoding stealth family protein, which produces MKSVAAEARSGAEEPSKLLQRDDIVMHQGRLTLVNSELTPQQAMIADLLAIKDVLDAGGFEYLLVRGNDERPVLAVNWRQRVAIMTALSASLANEPFYAKPADGKDKEPFLMSAGWPSERGRCRIFRLFRPRVELRGGLKYGASSGVQLEMWSMRKNSIIAPVDNSLTRKRVMRDEAPHTTVLKYGATWPTLENMFAEFATDITFDIDIVFSWVDGSSAEFQRARARRMDSYVVGEGDDADSRFRQLDELKYALRSIYLFAPWIRHIFIATDSPRPQWLDEHPKVTLVRGSDHFSNQNALPTHNSHAVESQLQHIVGLSEHFLYSNDDMFFGRPVRPEMFFSPGGLTKFLQAPLRIGVGDSDPQRSGYENAARVNRALLLHRFGKVTTRHLEHAATPLRKSVLVEMETEFAEDFARTQASKFRSATDISVTNSLYHYYALMTGRAVVQDRARLKYVDTTSTSGLRSLTGLLKSRSLDFFCLNDGSFPEVPEEERAATVRLFLDRYFPIPAPWEVPEAASELGLSPHTARH
- a CDS encoding putative bifunctional diguanylate cyclase/phosphodiesterase; the encoded protein is MSSEYSRHSAAEQATMGGATERLPTAMPVDLRTLRVSALPFWRGLAALSCVLLVVTFVVRPGGDNVMGVVGNLSQLIASGIGATCAAFAARRSIGRLRLAWIAFAVGLGSWMLGQAVWCWYELIAHVESPFPSVADAGYLLFPVAACAALFLFPGPSSSEARSRSFLDGCVAAGALLAISGSVVLNAMAQAGHPGEWELIVSFAYPLSDILLVALALSVLARPTVQRPSLVLITLAMTAMSLSDSAFAYQTATDSYITGTYVDLGWLAAFILLAGAAVSSKPSTEIGGEAHTDVPAGATMLPYTPLFIAAVVLFVRYLYGHPLGSVERFALASVALAVLARQYLTMRENHRLLAEVAARGHKLQQQAFSDQLTGVANRALFSNRLAHALDLHRRDMRPLALLYCDLDDFKGVNDSLGHAAGDELLIRIAERLRGALRTGDTLARLGGDEFAILIEDGGEATLVATRVMDAFQEPFQLAGTSVLIGASVGVIEVPAEDEAPTVESLMSRVDVAMYSAKRAGKGQMAMYHPSMALATSSDLRLRGPLSRAVHEGTITVLYQPIVELSSRRTVVFEALARWEHAGAEIPPAEFIPLAARSHLMPALTDHILGRACADVARWSELVGHRNLRVAVNIPPSLITDSEFPDRVAAVLELHGLLPQQLMLEITEDALLTDLDVAANVTGRLCTLGVLLALDDFGTGASSLFHLQQIPVQVLKIDICFVTRLDKDPAAVRFLQALIKLGQSLGVDVIAEGVEREEQAKILESLGCPYAQGYLFSHAIDAETIEHALDVGAQGSADLGPDHTAGIVSWAGRG
- a CDS encoding ABC transporter ATP-binding protein, with amino-acid sequence MMRAARREPGIERKPLAKGLARRVLTFARPFRRLLAMFTVLVVFAALISVATPLLAGRVVNEITSNGRVSVVVWTAIFIAGLAVVDAVLSYVQRWYSARIGEGLIFKLRSAVFTHIQSMPLAFFTRTQTGALVSRLNNDVLGAQQAFTSTLSGIVSNAVSLVITATVMFTLSWQITALALVLLPVFVFPAKRVGRQLQTITRESYSLNASMNTTMTERFNVSGALLVKLFGRPQVEAQSFSDKAQRVRDIGIRSAMYARALFVALSLVAALAQALVYGLGGYYALTGQLSAGTVVTLALLLSRLYGPLMALSNVRIDVMSALVSFERVFEVLDLPPMVADAPGAVELADATAADVTFTDVRFSYPRAAEVSLASLEDVAVLDQSSPAEVLKGLTFTAHAGQMLALVGHSGAGKTTISQLIPRIYDVRGGAIRIGEQDVRGVTQQSLRDAIGVVSQDAHLFHDTIGANLRYAKPTATDDEIWEALRAANIADKIAELPERLDTLVGDRGYRLSGGEKQRVAIARLLLKSPSIVILDEATAHLDSESEHAVQGALAVALAGRTSIVIAHRLSTIRAAHQVLVIDDGRIVESGTHSDLLELGGAYAELYRTQFAEPGYRNTGGEGGS
- a CDS encoding phosphodiesterase, whose product is MSGQEFPAVPRQAEYPHAKHFVLHLSDTHLLPGGAPLYGHINNAGYLRQLLASLEAAGTKPEAIIVTGDLTDKGEPQAYAALREIVDPVAERLGTRVIWVMGNHDDRANFRTELLADGPSVQPIDQVFDVNGLRVITLDSTVPGFHYGEVSDQQLEWLAAELGTPAPHGTILAMHHAPLPCILDLAVLVELRDQEKLKRVITGSDVRTILAGHLHFSTHGTFAGIPVSVAAATCYTQDLVVAVGGMRRQDAAQAYNLVHVYGDTVVHSVVPMVQHQTFGAVDAEEVGDRLREADVVIAPPGSPTTSNFVF
- the smpB gene encoding SsrA-binding protein SmpB, with the protein product MARDTTGRKLIASNKKARHDYLVIDTIEAGIVLTGTEVKSLREGRASLVEGYATITDNEVWLRNVHILEYLQGTWTNHAARRPRKLLLHRRQIAKLAAEVRDGGHALVPLSLYFLDGKVKLELALAKGKKTYDKRHALAERDANREIQREVSRRYKGQI